The Branchiostoma floridae strain S238N-H82 chromosome 17, Bfl_VNyyK, whole genome shotgun sequence genome has a window encoding:
- the LOC118405155 gene encoding axonemal dynein light intermediate polypeptide 1-like, translating into MTIAAYQTLYESSVAFGMRKALQAEQGKADMEKRISELETDKRDLERQVNELKAKCEAIEKREAERRQVEEKKHSEEIQFLKRTNQQLKTQLEGIIAPKK; encoded by the exons ATGACGATCGCTGCGTACCAGACGCTATACGAGAGCAGCGTGGCGTTCGGCATGAGGAAGGCTCTACAGGCCGAGCAGGGGAAGGCAGACATGGAGAAGAGA ATCTCTGAACTGGAGACTGATAAGCGCGACCTCGAGCGCCAGGTCAACGAACTCAAGGCCAAGTGCGAGGCTATCGAGAAGCGGGAGGCAGAGCGGAGACAGGTGGAGGAGAAGAAACACTCCGAGGAGATCCAGTTCCTTAAGAGGACCAACCAACAGCTTAAG ACCCAGTTGGAGGGAATCATCGCTCCTAAGAAGTAA
- the LOC118404413 gene encoding E3 ubiquitin-protein ligase TRIM71-like: MVQKLKERKDLLSESQQIHNETFEEIQTERDRVLAEVNELSAACDRAEQELQQGWVEFLGQQTTLTEVVGKYRGKAAPTPVQTQPAVFQPTDTPVPVLGHVRVQSLPSAPIPAAPASSTNAARGRGDCHGYQRQGEHQSHDQRVTFGGEGSGPGQFILPYGVTVSDEGEIFVADFGNQIIQVFTMQGAFVRQFPTVVSGGEKMEPEDVAMDGEGNLWVVGNLSVVTKPADFAVKYSKQGRRLRKFDLQKTEWDRGVAMDTRRNHILITQTICGGGHGKVLVYRPDGTLVRTVGQQQGMKEPWYITVDREGNIFVSDYYNKCVFVYNEDGQFLFQFGGKGRGEGRLKKPRGICTDRAGNIIVADMGNRRVEMFDKTGRFLKHITTDMTEPEAVAMAPQGQLVVTDVEKNTVSIFPTY; this comes from the coding sequence ATGGTGCAGAAACTCAAAGAAAGAAAGGACCTGTTGTCTGaatcacaacaaatacacaacGAGACTTTTGAGGAAATACAGACTGAAAGGGACAGAGTGTTGGCAGAGGTcaatgaactgtctgctgcctgtgatcGAGCAGAACAAGAACTGCAGCAGGGATGGGTTGAGTTTCTCGGTCAGCAAACCACTTTGACAGAGGTGGTAGGAAAGTACAGAGGAAAAGCAGCACCGACTCctgtacaaacccagcctgctgtctttcaGCCTACAGACACCCCAGTGCCAGTATTGGGACATGTGAGGGTCCAGTCTCTCCCATCTGCACCAATCCCAGCAGCACCTGCATCAAGTACTAATGCAGCAAGGGGCAGGGGTGATTGCCATGGTTACCAAAGGCAAGGGGAGCATCAGTCTCATGATCAGAGGGTGACATTTGGTGGAGAGGGATCGGGACCAGGACAGTTCATTTTGCCATAtggtgttacagtgtcagatgaaggggagatTTTTGTAGCAGACTTTGGGAACCAGATAATCCAAGTCTTCACCATGCAGGGAGCATTTGTGAGACAGTTCCCAACAGTCGTGTCAGGTGGAGAGAAGATGGAACCAGAGGATGTGGCCATGGATggggaggggaacctgtgggtggtggggaacCTGTCGGTGGTGACAAAGCCTGCTGACTTTGCTGTGAAGTACAGCAAACAGGGCAGGAGGCTGAGGAAGTTTGACCTACAAAAGACAGAGTGGGACAGAGGAGTTGCCatggacaccaggaggaaccacatcctcatcacacaaaccaTATGCGGCGGGGGACATGGTaaagttttggtgtacaggccagatgggacacttgtgagaactgtgggtcagcagcaggggatgAAGGAACCATGGTACATCACTGTGGACAGGGAAGGGAATATTTTTGTGTCAGACTACTACAAtaagtgtgtttttgtgtacaaCGAGGACGGACAAtttctgttccagtttggaggtaAGGGAAGGGGTGAAGGTCGGCTGAAGAAACCccgtggcatctgtacagacagggcaggtaacatcatcgtggcagacaTGGGAAACAggcgtgtggagatgtttgacaagacgggcagattcctcaaacacatcactacGGACATGACGGAGCCagaggctgttgccatggcaccacagggacagctggtagtGACTGATGTTGAGAAGAACACAGTCTCCATATTTCCCACCTACTGA
- the LOC118405156 gene encoding ER membrane protein complex subunit 2-like: MRYEFLQKYDVAEQKYHKILEEDEANSAVHKRLIAIHKAQGKIPEAIKELNKYLERFMSDHEAWLELANLYIAEMEYGKAAFCLEELIMANPQCHLYHQRYAEVRYTQGGTENMELARKYFAQAAKLNPTSIRALFGLFLAASHLAAQQKGGGTKSSKTENKKYAAWAAKQIQERYEALGQREDSQIKALTATLDSLELS, from the exons ATGAGATACGAGTTCCTACAAAA ATATGACGTAGCTGAACAGAAATACCACAAGATTCTGGAAGAGGACGAAGCAAATTCT GCAGTACACAAGAGGCTGATCGCCATCCACAAAGCACAAGGGAAGATTCCAGAAGCTATCAAAGAGCTCAACAAGTACCTAGAGAG ATTCATGAGTGACCACGAGGCCTGGCTGGAGTTAGCAAACCTCTACATCGCGGAGATGGA ATACGGTAAAGCAGCTTTCTGCCTGGAAGAGTTGATCATGGCCAACCCACAGTGTCACCTGTACCACCAGAGATATGCAGAG GTGCGGTACACCCAGGGAGGGACAGAAAACATGGAACTGGCCAGGAAATACTTCGCTCAGGCAGCAAAACTCAACCCCAccagcatacgggctctgtttgggcTCTTCTTG GCGGCGAGCCACCTGGCAGCACAACAGAAGGGAGGCGGGACCAAGAGTAGCAAGACTGAGAACAAGAAATACGCAGCCTGGGCCGCCAAACAGATCCAGGAACGATATGAG GCACTGGGACAGAGAGAAGACAGTCAAATCAAGGCCTTGACAGCGACTCTGGATAGTTTAGAGCTGAGCTAA
- the LOC118405160 gene encoding tRNA (guanine(10)-N2)-methyltransferase homolog has translation MFISPGSLLVSSAHFGSYVLGTDIDSHIIHGWGRSTRHNKKWRGEDENIRANLRQYGLEHLYLDVLVSDAARSVWRPCQLFDAIITDPPYGIREASQRLGTKDNNFVREDDCEVQSPTKTAYTLSDLLTDLLNYAAKHLVVRGRLVYWLPVYRPDYTEKILPRHPCLRLVSNCEQVLSTDISRRLICMEKVRDFQESDSAEIVVNPYREHNAIRDKYLLLAKEKKLKQRTKKDAQTKKTSSNSPTQES, from the exons ATGTTTATTTCCCCAGGAAGCCTTCTGGTCTCGTCTGCCCACTTCGGCTCCTATGTGCTGGGGACTGACATCGACTCTCACATCATACACGGATGGG GGCGTTCCACGAGACACAACAAGAAATGGCGGGGTGAAGACGAGAATATCCGTGCCAACCTGCGCCAGTACGgactggaacacctgtatctgGACGTGCTGGTATCGGATGCAGCTCGGAGCGTATGGAGACCGTGCCAGCTGTTCGACGCTATCATCACGGATC CTCCATACGGCATCAGGGAGGCCAGCCAGAGACTCGGGACCAAAGACAACAACTTTGTCAGAGAAGACGA TTGTGAGGTGCAGAGCCCGACAAAGACAGCGTACACCCTGTCCGACCTTCTCACTGATCTACTGAACTATGCAGCAAAACATCTGGTGGTCAGAGGGAGACTTGTGTACTGGCTTCCTGTCTACAGACCTGA CTACACAGAAAAGATCCTGCCCAGACACCCCTGCCTGAGACTAGTCTCCAACTGTGAACAGGTCCTGTCCACTGACATCAGCAGGAGACTCATCTGTATGGAGAAGGTTAGAGACTTCCAG GAGTCAGACTCTGCAGAGATTGTGGTGAACCCCTACAGAGAGCACAACGCCATCAGAGACAAGTACCTTCTGCTGGCCAAGGAGAAAAAACTGAAACAACGGACAAAAAAAGACGCACAAACCAAGAAGACATCTTCAAATTCACCAACACAGGAAAGCTAG
- the LOC118404415 gene encoding tripartite motif-containing protein 3-like produces the protein MATASSSLGTQFHEELTCSICLELFTRPKVLPCQHTFCQDCLQDHAGRGGAFQCPNCRQQVRLPPQGVTGLPDNLMAANMCEILQQQTSLSGPAARGTGHHHGNHREREQHSQRVRFGGKRSGTGQFGRHSAPAPAPAPIPAERAARGRGHRHGNQWQGEPQSQYHRTTIGKSGFGPGQFYSPSGVTVSEEGEIFVADRDNQRIQVFTLQGTFVRQFPTVVPRREEKIKPEDVALDGKGNLWVVGRTEFAQFAVQYNKQGRVLRKFDLQESEWYRGVAVDTRRNHILITQITGHLLNLHDMGWPCAVAMAPQGQLVVTDIENHTVSIFPTY, from the exons ATGGCGACTGCATCGTCAAGTTTGGGGACACAGTTCCATGAAGAactgacctgcagcatctgcctggagctgttcaccaggcccaaggtgctgccctgtcagcacaccttctgtcaggactgtctacaggaccatgcagggaggggaggggccTTCCAGTGCCCAAACTGTCGTCAGCAGGTCAGGCTGCCACCCCAGGGGGTCACAGGTTTGCCAGACAATCTCATGGCGGCAAATATGTGTGAGATACTCCAACAGCAGACTTCGCTGTCAGGTCCAGCAGCAAGGGGtacaggtcatcaccatggtaaccacaggGAAAGAGAGCAGCATTCTCAGAGGGTGAGATTTGGTGGAAAGAGATCAGGAACAGGACAGTTTGGTCGTCACTCAGCccctgcacctgcacctgcaccaaTCCCAGCAGAACGTGCAGCAAGGGGGAGGGGTCATCGCCATGGTAACCAATGGCAAGGGGAGCCTCAGTCTCAATATCACAGGACAACAATTGGTAAATCAGGATTTGGGCCAGGACAGTTTTATAGTCCATCCggtgttacagtgtcagaaGAAGGGGAGATCTTTGTAGCAGACAGGGATAAccagagaatccaagtcttcaccctgcagggaacatttgtAAGACAGTTCCCAACAGTGGTGCCAAGACGTGAAGAGAAGATAAAACCAGAGGATGTGGCCCTGGACGGgaaggggaacctgtgggtggtggggaggACAGAGTTTGCTCAAtttgctgtgcagtacaacaaacagggcagGGTGCTGAGGAAGTTTGACCTACAGGAGTCAGAGTGGTACAGAGGAGTTGCTGTGGAtaccaggaggaaccacatcctcatcacacaaatcACAGGACACTTGCTCAACCTGCATG ACATGGGATGGCCatgtgctgttgccatggcaccacagggacagctggtagtGACTGATATAGAGAACCACACAGTCTCCATATTTCCCACCTACTGA
- the LOC118404414 gene encoding uncharacterized protein LOC118404414 yields MINDVRPVTENSHWKYVDDFNLGEIRLISTPSSLQRDLNHLDNWATENHMLLNPKKCMAMHFSFVRAPIQPPVLSLAGQTLKTTTQARLLGLHIRSNPKWDDQVDVMVSKSSKRLVVISRLRRSGVPIADLNTIYCGYIRPLLEYAAPCWASALTQRQSAALERVQRRACRLMMGRQFVSYTAALQHIGLERLSTRRQKLCTDFALRVERSPRFSTWLPPTRGQQHGRQLRNSARYQQPTGTNRYLTSAIPAMIKSLNEL; encoded by the coding sequence ATGATCAATGATGTTAGACCGGTCACCGAGAACTCACACTGGAAATACGTAGATGACTTCAATCTGGGAGAGATCAGGCTTATCTCTACTCCGTCATCGCTTCAACGTGATCTGAACCACCTTGACAACTGGGCTACGGAAAACCACATGCTACTCAACCCCAAGAAATGCATGGCCATGCACTTCTCTTTCGTGCGCGCCCCCATACAACCTCCAGTGCTGAGTCTTGCAGGGCAgacacttaaaaccaccacccaGGCTAGGTTGCTTGGACTCCACATCCGCTCTAACCCGAAATGGGATGACCAGGTGGATGTCATGGTGTCCAAAAGTAGCAAAAGGCTGGTCGTCATCAGCAGGTTGCGACGTTCCGGGGTGCCGATCGCAGACCTTAACACCATATACTGCGGTTATATTAGACCATTACTCGAGTACGCCGCTCCATGCTGGGCTTCAGCACTCACTCAGAGACAGTCGGCCGCCTTAGAGCGGGTGCAGCGAAGGGCATGCAGGTTGATGATGGGGCGTCAGTTCGTCTCTTACACGGCAGCTCTCCAGCACATCGGCCTTGAGCGCCTTTCAACACGTAGACAGAAACTCTGTACTGACTTTGCCTTGAGAGTTGAAAGGTCTCCTCGCTTCTCCACATGGCTGCCCCCTACCCGTGGACAACAACACGGCAGGCAACTCCGCAACTCTGCGCGATACCAACAACCTACTGGGACTAACCGCTACCTAACCAGCGCTATACCGGCAATGATCAAATCATTGAACGAACTGTAG